CGCATTTGGCGAAAGTCTAGTGAATTGCGGGCCAAGCGTATTCTCAGCAAAGTCGATGGATTACCGGTCCTGTCCCGTCGAATACCCATTCTTGCCAACGAAATTGGGATTACCTTTGCTTATGCAGCCTGTTAAAAAGTCCAGTTTTTCTGTTCCTGATAGGGAGGCATTTCAGCATTCCTACTCGCCTCATTGACTTTTTAACCTAGAATAGAAAGTGGGCTTGGGATGATCTGGCAGTACATTTCTGCTTTTTAGTGACCTCCATCCCCACGTGCCTGCGAACTATTTGGATCGCGGGACAACTTGTCGGCTGCCCGACAATTGGTTTCTGGAGCTGTTGGTCATGATGGAGCTACACGTCTGCACCCGAGAAGGAGAAATGCTTCGAGCATTTGCTATCGGTGATAATGCAGAGCTGATCATCGGCCGAGATGAATCTTGCGACATTCAGATTCGGTCTCAGACGGTCTCAAGGGAACACTGCTCCATCGAGTACATCGGCGAAGAAATGATGCTGCGCGACCTAGAATCCAGCGGTGGCACCTATCTTAATGGCCAACGCGTTGAGAATGTGCGCATTGAAGACGGCATGGAGGTCTCGGTGGGACCAGCCATACTCAAATTCCTAGACGCTGATTTTTAGCACTAGCGCATGTCGCGTAACTGCTTTTGCAGATACTTATTCTCACGTTCGAGATCTTCTTTGGTCCGACCAATGTTTCTCGCAACTGGTGGGCACCGATCAAGCCAGCGAATATACTTCTTATTGCGCTCAATAAGCCATCCGATTCGAGCGGCTTCATTTGGAAATGACTTGATCTGGGTGTCACGCTGAAGTGTCTTCAGGTCGCGTGTGCATTTTTCGATTGTCTCTAACCAATTGTCATGCAGCTCACGACCGTAGTCGCTGATCTCGACCCATTGGTCAATTTCTAAATTCTCCGCTAACTCGTCGACCGTATCTGCTCGACCGTCAGCAAATCCAGAATCGATTGCTGTCGTGACATTGAACACCAGGTTCTTGCCTGGAGTACTTAAACTCACATCGCCGGATAAGTCGTTGTACCAGGTGACATCACCGGTTTCTGGATCTCTGGAATAAGACAGCGAGTATCGGTGATCAATCATGGCCGGGCCGATATAGGCACTCCGATTACCATTGGCCGTTACTTCCGCAAGACGATTAATCCAATCCTGCAGTGGTTGCCCGGTAATCGATACACCAGTCGCGCCATTAAAGCCCGTTGCTGCCCCGAGCGTCCCCCCGGTCTGGAAGTAGATTTCGTGGCAACACATCGCAGTGGCTGCCGCTGCCGAGATAGCGGATTTGATCCACGCCACCACACGGTGACGCTTCTTAATATCCTCCATCTGCTCAGCAATGATGTCGTATTCAAACAGACTGCCGCCACCAGAGTCGATGTGCAGCACAATAATTTGCCCATGCCCGCGCTTATCCGCTTCCTCGGCCATTTTTCGAATTTCATCGCTTCGAAACTCAACACCGACTGTACCGCTCAAGGGCAGCACAAAGACACCCTTCGAATTACTCTTTTCTCCTGAAGCAGGCTCACTGGCCGCATCAGTCAGAACTGGTTCGTTTTCAGTATCGTTCTGCCCATCTACTGCCGGCGATGGTGTGGATTGCCCAGGCTCTGAAATAGAGATCACTCTGGCAACAAGGATCGTTATTGGCGCCCCATCTTCTGCCCCTTGAACATCACTGATCTGCAAGAAAAGATCTGTCGCCTTTGCCAGCTTTCCAACAGCAACCTTTTTGCCTTGCCCACTACTGTAGACAACGCTGATCTCCTGCCCGATCTCACCACGCCATCTCGATCCATCTTCCAAGTTGATCCGTACTCGATCTCCAAATGCGACCGATCCTGTAAGCAATACCAACAGAATCATTGCCATCATTTTTTGTACGCGAGAATTGAAATCCATCACAATCCTTTCCATCCGATCTACCTGCGAACGCTCTCTTAAACCGAGTTACTGAAGACTACTTAATGACTGGCCTACTAGTTCCGGCCACCACCACCGCCACCACTCATTCCACCGCCACCACCACGGCTACCACCACCGCCACCTTGACGCATCTGCTTAAGCTGTTCATCAAGGATGGCAATCTGATCTTCAATGTACCCAGGCGTAATACCAATGCTCCGTGCGAGTCGAACCTGAACGGCCTCATACTTCTTCATGTTGCGAAGAATTTTCAATAGTACGCCGCGTGCTTGAGCAAGATAATTCATCGCATCAGCACCGGTCGCCCAATTCCGAAGATCCTGATACTCAAGCCAAAGATCTTCAGAAACCGCCAGCACCTTTCGCCAGCCTTCGATATAGCTGTCAACTTTCGTCTTTGCTTGACCGTCGAACTCTTCAAATTCGCGGTAATTCAGGAGCAATGCTAGATCAGCAAGCGAATCTGCTGTGCCCGAACTAAGGCAGAACTGCTCTGCCTTCTCCGCCGTAAATTGCGTGGTGGCTTTGTCCGTACCATCAACGGTGTAGTCGCCAGGTTTATTGA
The sequence above is a segment of the Phycisphaerales bacterium genome. Coding sequences within it:
- a CDS encoding FHA domain-containing protein; translation: MMELHVCTREGEMLRAFAIGDNAELIIGRDESCDIQIRSQTVSREHCSIEYIGEEMMLRDLESSGGTYLNGQRVENVRIEDGMEVSVGPAILKFLDADF